The proteins below are encoded in one region of Syntrophotalea carbinolica DSM 2380:
- a CDS encoding HAD family hydrolase — protein sequence MFEAIIFDFDGTLVDFVDSDTKSLKHLHSQIETTVSFKDFFGTAVDEIMNFHQLVDQGDIDPLLMHRFRLERTFGVHGIQLNDSAIDIYKDELFRTCVPFDGIAEVLSRLKERFKLGLLTNAYDAPEQRKRISSSGLHDYFDEILISGEIGVYKPDPNVFFSILNRLNVVPEKAIYIGDSIKHDVGGANSAGMKSVLFSKKSKRISSEADYHAHGVEGLENLAKKFCGLALVGS from the coding sequence GTGTTTGAAGCAATAATATTTGATTTTGATGGCACATTAGTAGACTTTGTAGATTCGGACACCAAGAGCCTTAAACACTTGCACTCCCAAATAGAAACTACAGTTTCATTCAAAGACTTTTTTGGCACAGCAGTTGATGAAATAATGAACTTTCATCAGCTTGTTGACCAAGGGGATATAGACCCTCTATTGATGCACAGGTTCCGCCTTGAAAGAACGTTTGGGGTTCACGGAATACAATTAAATGATTCAGCCATTGATATTTACAAAGATGAATTGTTTAGGACTTGTGTGCCATTCGATGGAATAGCTGAAGTTTTATCAAGGCTGAAAGAGCGCTTCAAACTTGGTTTGCTCACGAATGCTTATGATGCACCAGAACAACGGAAACGCATTTCTTCCTCGGGCTTGCATGACTACTTTGATGAGATACTGATCTCTGGAGAGATTGGTGTTTATAAACCTGACCCAAATGTTTTTTTTAGTATATTAAATAGGCTCAATGTTGTGCCTGAAAAGGCAATCTACATTGGTGACTCAATCAAACACGATGTGGGTGGTGCAAACTCAGCAGGCATGAAATCTGTTCTGTTTAGCAAAAAATCTAAAAGAATTAGTAGTGAAGCAGATTATCATGCACACGGAGTGGAAGGTTTAGAAAATTTGGCAAAAAAATTCTGTGGATTAGCCTTAGTAGGATCATAA
- a CDS encoding rhodanese-like domain-containing protein: MLWFVAWFGLAGVCSAGGYTSYPLTGELVASGITIVDIRTEPEWLETGVVAGSVLQTFYRKDRSYDLEGFIAELRRHVEPGQEFAILCRRGNRSARVSAMLTDRGFGSVINLSGGIQAARKNGVHLEPYAPRR, encoded by the coding sequence ATGTTGTGGTTTGTGGCATGGTTCGGCCTGGCCGGTGTCTGTTCGGCCGGGGGATATACAAGCTATCCTTTGACCGGAGAACTGGTCGCATCGGGCATCACCATTGTCGATATCCGTACTGAACCGGAGTGGCTGGAGACCGGGGTGGTTGCCGGATCGGTACTGCAGACCTTTTACCGGAAGGATCGCAGTTACGATCTCGAAGGCTTTATCGCCGAACTGCGTCGGCATGTTGAACCCGGACAGGAGTTTGCTATTCTTTGCCGCCGAGGGAACCGTTCGGCCAGAGTTTCCGCCATGCTGACCGATCGCGGTTTCGGTTCGGTTATCAATCTTAGTGGCGGAATTCAGGCCGCCCGCAAAAATGGTGTGCATCTGGAACCCTATGCGCCAAGGCGGTAG
- the nhaA gene encoding Na+/H+ antiporter NhaA has protein sequence MTVQTIRDFLKLESASGLLLIGAMLLAVLCANTPLSWLYDGFLQTRFEIHFGALSLAKPLLLWINDGLMAIFFLLVGLEVKREILEGELSSLPQIALPGIAAVGGMLVPALIYTGINWSAPATLQGWAIPAATDIAFALGVIALLGKNVPGPLKLFLLTLAILDDLGAIVIIALFYTADLSVLSLVLAMIAVAGLFILNRTGVTHIAAYVLLGVFLWICVLKSGVHATLAGVVLAFAIPLRTKDQDGHSLLRHLEHTLHPWVAYGILPIFAFANAGVSLAGISFTDVFSPLPLGIAAGLFVGKQFGIVVFSWIGVKLRMARLPQGVSWGEFHGMAVLCGIGFTMSLFIATLALDGSQETADAARLGVLLGSLMSALSGYYLLKRAVRKRALRAEAP, from the coding sequence ATGACTGTCCAGACTATCCGTGATTTTTTAAAACTCGAATCGGCCAGTGGCCTGCTGCTGATCGGTGCCATGCTGCTGGCCGTGCTATGCGCCAACACGCCGCTTTCCTGGCTTTACGACGGTTTTCTGCAAACCCGGTTCGAGATCCATTTCGGAGCGTTGAGCCTTGCCAAACCCCTGCTGCTATGGATCAACGACGGCCTGATGGCCATCTTTTTTCTGCTGGTCGGACTTGAGGTCAAACGCGAGATACTCGAGGGGGAGTTGTCCAGCCTGCCGCAGATAGCATTGCCCGGAATCGCCGCCGTCGGCGGCATGTTGGTCCCAGCGCTGATCTATACCGGCATCAACTGGTCCGCGCCCGCCACCCTGCAGGGCTGGGCCATCCCGGCAGCCACCGACATCGCCTTTGCCCTGGGGGTGATCGCCCTGCTCGGCAAGAACGTACCGGGCCCTCTCAAGCTTTTTCTGCTCACCCTGGCCATTCTGGATGACCTGGGAGCGATTGTCATTATCGCACTTTTTTATACCGCCGATCTGTCCGTCTTATCGCTGGTGCTGGCGATGATAGCGGTGGCCGGCCTGTTTATCCTGAATCGTACCGGCGTAACGCACATTGCGGCCTACGTCCTTCTCGGGGTATTTCTGTGGATCTGCGTACTTAAATCCGGAGTTCACGCTACCCTCGCGGGGGTAGTTCTGGCCTTCGCCATCCCCTTGCGCACAAAGGATCAGGACGGCCATTCTCTGCTGCGCCATCTTGAACATACCCTGCACCCCTGGGTTGCCTACGGCATCCTGCCGATTTTTGCCTTTGCCAATGCCGGCGTATCCCTCGCCGGAATATCATTTACGGATGTTTTCTCCCCTCTGCCCCTGGGCATAGCCGCCGGACTCTTCGTCGGCAAACAGTTCGGTATCGTTGTCTTCTCCTGGATCGGCGTCAAACTGAGAATGGCCCGCCTGCCGCAGGGCGTCAGCTGGGGCGAATTTCACGGCATGGCGGTATTGTGCGGCATCGGCTTTACCATGAGTCTGTTTATCGCAACCCTGGCGTTGGACGGCAGTCAGGAAACGGCGGATGCCGCTCGTCTAGGAGTCCTGCTAGGCTCTTTGATGTCGGCGCTCAGCGGCTATTACCTGCTGAAAAGGGCTGTTCGAAAACGCGCACTCAGAGCCGAGGCACCCTGA
- a CDS encoding YbhB/YbcL family Raf kinase inhibitor-like protein, which produces MAMQITSAAFDEGDAIPALYTCEGDNISPPLAWSGIPPQTQSLVLIVDDPDAPDPKAPKMTWVHWVLFNLPPNSTGLPEAVKQLPQGTTEGLNDWHKTGYGGPCPPIGRHRYFHKLYALDTLLSGLKHPTKDQLEKAMAGHILEQATLIGTYRKH; this is translated from the coding sequence ATGGCCATGCAAATCACATCGGCAGCCTTTGACGAAGGCGACGCGATCCCAGCCCTGTACACATGCGAGGGTGATAATATTTCACCGCCCCTTGCCTGGTCCGGAATACCGCCGCAGACCCAAAGCCTTGTGCTTATTGTCGACGACCCCGATGCACCCGATCCCAAAGCCCCGAAAATGACCTGGGTCCACTGGGTGCTTTTCAATCTTCCGCCGAATAGCACCGGCCTTCCCGAAGCGGTCAAGCAGCTTCCGCAGGGCACCACGGAGGGATTGAACGACTGGCACAAAACCGGTTACGGCGGCCCCTGCCCGCCCATCGGTCGGCATCGCTACTTCCACAAACTTTATGCCCTGGATACCCTTCTTAGCGGCCTGAAACACCCGACCAAGGATCAACTCGAAAAAGCCATGGCCGGGCACATCCTCGAGCAGGCGACACTTATTGGAACCTACCGGAAACACTGA
- a CDS encoding class I SAM-dependent DNA methyltransferase: MTDQKLFDDMAADWDDNPRITEMAATFAAHIRQQVPLTDQTRALDFGCGTGQVSIRLCPALHSIAMVDTSEGMLKVLRKKIARTGVRNMHVFEGDLFQERLEEKNFDLAYALMTLHHIKEVPPILSRFYDLLSSGGYLCIGDLEPEDGSFHGEDMEVHCGFDPCELQKQVEDCGFSKVRTCRMLMVEKTTQDGKHKPFPLFFLIAQKP; this comes from the coding sequence ATGACCGACCAGAAACTCTTTGACGATATGGCCGCCGATTGGGACGACAATCCCCGTATCACCGAGATGGCTGCGACATTCGCCGCGCACATCAGGCAGCAGGTCCCCCTGACGGACCAGACCCGGGCCCTCGATTTCGGCTGCGGTACCGGCCAGGTAAGCATCCGACTTTGCCCCGCGCTACATTCCATAGCCATGGTCGACACATCGGAAGGGATGCTGAAGGTGCTGCGAAAAAAAATCGCCCGTACCGGCGTGCGCAATATGCATGTTTTCGAGGGAGACCTGTTTCAGGAAAGGCTCGAAGAAAAAAACTTTGATCTGGCCTACGCCTTGATGACCTTGCATCATATCAAGGAGGTGCCCCCCATCCTGTCCCGCTTTTATGATCTGCTCTCATCGGGGGGATACCTGTGTATCGGTGATCTGGAACCCGAAGACGGTTCCTTTCATGGCGAGGATATGGAGGTGCACTGCGGATTTGACCCCTGCGAACTGCAGAAACAGGTGGAGGACTGCGGGTTCTCCAAAGTGCGTACCTGTCGCATGCTGATGGTGGAAAAAACCACCCAGGACGGCAAGCACAAGCCGTTTCCCCTGTTTTTCCTGATCGCGCAAAAGCCCTGA
- a CDS encoding M48 family metallopeptidase — protein MKTALLSVYLFVFICEQILEWFNIRYQHRHAHHIPAIFARHYDPSTVHRALAYETRKKQAALIETGLSAALFAAFMFGGWLPRYDAWTSEISETFIGQGVLFFLGLLIVQMLLDLPFSWYRNFRIEAHFGFNTMPLRLWLIDAGKGLVLSVLLYGMLLTGVLWLVQTSPLHWWIWVWAFIFFFGLMVMVISPYLIEPLFFKFTPIEKEGLEQNIRCLAEKAGLHAGRIFQVDASRRSRHGNAYFTGLGRQKRIVLFDTLLEHMDENQILAVLAHEIGHWKHRHISRRLCANAVLMLGGLYLAAHLMQWDGLPGLLNLPSASFSAQAMILALLASLVSFALAPLGHALSRRQERQADRFACTLTGRPFDLAEALVKLAHDNLAALHPHPLYAWFHFSHPPLVQRVAALQQMAPSAQEKHPERKDHL, from the coding sequence ATGAAAACCGCCCTATTGAGCGTCTATCTGTTCGTCTTTATCTGCGAGCAAATCCTCGAATGGTTCAATATACGTTACCAGCACCGTCATGCCCACCATATACCGGCCATCTTCGCGCGCCATTACGATCCGTCCACGGTGCATCGCGCCCTCGCCTACGAGACCCGCAAAAAACAAGCCGCCCTTATCGAAACAGGTCTATCCGCTGCCCTCTTCGCCGCCTTCATGTTCGGAGGTTGGCTGCCTCGTTACGATGCCTGGACCAGCGAAATCTCAGAAACCTTTATCGGCCAGGGCGTGTTGTTTTTCCTCGGTCTGTTGATCGTACAAATGCTGCTTGATCTGCCCTTCTCCTGGTACAGAAATTTTCGCATCGAAGCGCATTTCGGTTTCAACACCATGCCGCTGCGCCTGTGGCTGATCGATGCCGGCAAAGGGCTCGTTCTTTCAGTGCTCCTGTATGGCATGCTGCTGACAGGAGTCCTGTGGCTGGTACAGACCAGTCCCCTGCATTGGTGGATCTGGGTCTGGGCATTTATTTTCTTTTTCGGTCTGATGGTGATGGTTATTTCCCCCTACCTCATCGAACCTCTATTTTTTAAATTCACCCCGATCGAAAAAGAGGGCCTGGAGCAAAACATCAGATGCCTGGCGGAAAAAGCCGGACTCCATGCCGGTCGTATCTTTCAGGTCGATGCTTCCCGTCGCAGCCGCCACGGCAACGCCTATTTCACGGGCTTGGGACGTCAAAAACGCATCGTGCTTTTCGACACCCTCCTCGAACACATGGACGAGAATCAAATCCTGGCAGTTCTCGCTCACGAAATCGGGCACTGGAAACACCGGCATATCAGCCGAAGGCTATGCGCAAATGCGGTATTGATGCTTGGGGGGTTGTATCTGGCCGCGCACCTTATGCAATGGGACGGTTTGCCGGGCTTGCTGAACCTACCCTCGGCATCGTTTTCGGCACAGGCCATGATCCTGGCGCTGCTGGCCTCCCTGGTCAGCTTTGCCCTGGCTCCCCTTGGCCATGCCTTATCCCGGCGCCAGGAGCGCCAGGCCGACCGTTTCGCCTGCACACTGACGGGCCGCCCCTTTGATCTGGCGGAGGCCCTGGTCAAACTGGCACATGACAACCTTGCAGCCCTTCACCCCCACCCTCTGTACGCCTGGTTTCACTTTTCCCACCCGCCCCTTGTGCAGCGGGTCGCAGCCCTGCAACAAATGGCTCCTTCCGCACAGGAAAAACACCCCGAAAGGAAAGATCATCTATGA
- a CDS encoding radical SAM/SPASM family putative metalloenzyme maturase, giving the protein MKCTRPAEAPASPESAALKAYPSKLFVESTTFCNLRCPMCVKQAADSQVIDADMSQQTFAALEPVFPYLESLVLNGIGEPLMHPHILEWIRRARQKMPDDAWVGFQSNGLLLDRNRARDLVEAGLDRICLSVDGVKPETFSKVREGEDLSDMDRAFRMLNEARGRRPGSRLKVGAEFVTMRENFRQLPDTVRWVAQRGADFILISQALPYDISGISQVAYDNASDAAVAIYDRWRRQMLDQGLDIKIYDYMAWEKERVIPGAVNEQIRKVNQMVNRMRGEARKRDIFMDVMQLLRRDDAMIAEVQDVFAEAQRVADELGVEIKLPAVTPQYERECPFITKGSAFISWNGDVHPCYYLWHHYRCYVNDWDRLVKPKVFGNVNRQPLLDIWRGEGFRTFREHVVEFDYPYCSNCGVAPCDLVQEEDFEQDCFTNPEPCGACQWAMGLLQCLQD; this is encoded by the coding sequence ATGAAGTGTACCAGACCTGCAGAGGCTCCTGCCAGTCCGGAGTCGGCTGCGCTCAAAGCATACCCCAGCAAACTTTTTGTTGAAAGCACCACTTTTTGCAATCTGCGTTGCCCCATGTGCGTTAAGCAGGCCGCGGACAGTCAGGTTATCGATGCCGATATGTCCCAACAGACCTTCGCCGCGTTGGAACCGGTGTTTCCCTATCTGGAATCGCTGGTGCTCAACGGCATCGGCGAACCGCTGATGCATCCCCATATCCTCGAATGGATACGACGGGCCCGGCAAAAGATGCCCGATGACGCCTGGGTCGGTTTTCAGTCCAACGGCCTGTTGCTCGATCGCAACCGGGCGCGGGATCTGGTGGAGGCCGGCCTCGATCGTATCTGCCTGTCGGTAGACGGCGTCAAGCCCGAGACCTTCAGCAAGGTGCGCGAGGGGGAGGATCTCAGCGATATGGACCGGGCCTTCAGGATGCTGAACGAAGCCCGCGGCAGACGACCGGGGAGCCGTCTCAAAGTCGGGGCCGAGTTCGTCACCATGCGCGAAAACTTTCGCCAATTGCCCGATACCGTACGCTGGGTGGCGCAGCGCGGTGCCGATTTTATCCTTATCAGTCAGGCGCTTCCTTATGACATCTCCGGGATTTCCCAGGTAGCTTATGACAATGCCAGCGATGCGGCGGTTGCCATCTACGACAGATGGAGACGGCAGATGCTCGACCAGGGCCTTGACATCAAGATTTATGATTACATGGCCTGGGAAAAGGAACGGGTCATACCCGGCGCCGTCAATGAGCAGATACGCAAGGTAAACCAAATGGTCAACCGCATGCGGGGCGAGGCGCGCAAGCGTGACATCTTTATGGATGTCATGCAATTGCTGCGGCGGGACGATGCCATGATTGCCGAAGTGCAGGATGTCTTTGCCGAGGCACAGAGGGTTGCGGATGAATTGGGCGTCGAGATCAAACTGCCGGCCGTCACCCCCCAATATGAACGCGAATGCCCGTTTATCACCAAAGGCTCGGCCTTTATCTCATGGAATGGCGATGTCCATCCCTGTTACTACCTCTGGCATCATTATCGTTGTTATGTCAATGATTGGGATCGTCTGGTCAAACCCAAGGTTTTCGGCAATGTCAACCGGCAACCGCTGCTCGATATATGGCGAGGTGAAGGCTTCCGTACTTTCCGCGAACACGTGGTCGAATTCGATTACCCGTATTGTTCCAATTGCGGTGTGGCTCCCTGCGACCTTGTGCAGGAAGAAGACTTCGAACAGGACTGTTTTACCAACCCGGAGCCTTGCGGTGCCTGCCAGTGGGCGATGGGTTTGCTGCAATGCCTGCAGGATTAA
- a CDS encoding histidine kinase: MPVIKRLLCGLAVVATLFSVCPAQAAFVVGGEDGWSFSTDGNVNLFLRYATADARPDNVHSAFNTLSDGEESFRTRSGFLPGVLAFNIKAPTMGGLDMAARVGFYPNPQNANTKNSFSGQIDLREIFFTVDGNFGQFLVGKAFSLFQGQNCLTGMSVYGFAIEGAVSGGGATLGNIGYGYIYPQFNAQVRYTTPDFHGFKLAVAIHDPSQIIGSGVGPDGSTVITPEATETNTPRWEGELSYAGIYADGDGSFKTWVSGLYQTAKFVDDSLYDDDEVTAWGVAGGVQLGYKRYELVASAFTGEALGSTLMLDYDSLDYTGEERETMGYLLQGTYTWDNRFGKTKLGICYGANRMDETSAEKEVRAATGNGELKQQDVITVGLFHDINPHLKLVLEYNRAKLEWFNDGKQEVDIIALGTFFMW, encoded by the coding sequence ATGCCAGTCATCAAACGACTTTTATGCGGACTTGCCGTTGTCGCTACTCTTTTTTCCGTCTGTCCCGCCCAGGCAGCTTTTGTCGTAGGCGGCGAGGACGGCTGGTCCTTCAGCACCGACGGTAACGTCAACCTGTTTCTGCGTTACGCTACCGCCGATGCGCGTCCCGACAACGTTCACAGTGCTTTCAATACCCTGTCCGACGGAGAAGAGTCTTTCCGAACCCGCAGCGGCTTTCTCCCCGGCGTGCTGGCATTCAACATCAAAGCTCCGACCATGGGCGGTCTCGACATGGCGGCCCGGGTCGGTTTTTATCCGAATCCCCAGAACGCAAACACCAAAAACAGCTTCAGCGGCCAGATCGACCTGCGTGAAATCTTCTTCACCGTCGACGGGAACTTCGGCCAGTTCCTGGTCGGTAAAGCCTTCAGCCTGTTTCAGGGCCAGAACTGCCTGACCGGCATGTCCGTTTACGGCTTCGCCATCGAGGGTGCCGTATCCGGCGGGGGTGCCACTCTGGGCAACATCGGCTACGGTTACATCTATCCCCAGTTCAATGCCCAGGTGCGCTATACCACCCCCGATTTTCACGGCTTCAAACTGGCCGTTGCCATCCATGACCCCAGCCAGATCATAGGCTCGGGCGTCGGACCGGACGGGTCCACCGTCATCACCCCTGAAGCTACGGAAACCAACACCCCTCGATGGGAAGGCGAATTGTCCTATGCCGGTATCTACGCCGATGGCGACGGCAGCTTCAAAACCTGGGTCAGCGGTCTGTACCAGACGGCGAAATTCGTCGATGACAGCCTCTACGATGACGACGAAGTTACTGCCTGGGGTGTCGCCGGCGGCGTTCAGCTCGGCTACAAACGCTACGAACTGGTGGCTTCGGCGTTTACCGGTGAAGCCCTGGGCTCCACGCTGATGCTCGATTACGATTCGCTTGACTACACCGGTGAAGAACGTGAAACCATGGGCTACTTGCTGCAAGGTACCTACACCTGGGACAACCGCTTCGGCAAAACCAAACTCGGTATCTGTTACGGCGCCAACCGCATGGATGAAACCTCCGCCGAAAAAGAAGTCCGCGCCGCCACCGGTAACGGCGAACTGAAACAGCAGGATGTCATCACCGTCGGCCTGTTCCACGACATCAACCCCCACCTCAAGCTGGTGCTTGAATACAACCGCGCCAAACTCGAGTGGTTCAATGACGGCAAGCAGGAAGTCGATATCATTGCCCTGGGTACTTTCTTCATGTGGTAA
- a CDS encoding glycyl-radical enzyme activating protein produces the protein MNWRQKVLDFDHIGDRGEGLKGLVFDIQKFAIHDGGGIRTLVFLKGCPLVCPWCSNPESLAGKPEITFVSNNCIGCGKCLEVCKAGAIRKDETGAKGLIIDRDRCTLCGQCAKFCYAGAINIIGRYLSVPELVTMIERDRKFYEQSNGGVTFSGGEPTAQPEFLKAALQAIQARGIHTAIETSSFVAWETFASILENVDLVLTDIKHMDDAEHKRLTGVSNKVILENIRNISRLGIPIKIRLPLIPGFNDSDRNLAATAEFVEQLSNVQSLDILPYHRLGEMKWGQLGQDYSLTGVPALTLEDVESRIQPFKDRGLNISIGG, from the coding sequence ATGAACTGGAGACAAAAGGTCCTCGATTTTGACCATATCGGCGATCGCGGTGAAGGCCTCAAAGGGCTGGTTTTCGATATACAGAAGTTCGCCATCCATGACGGCGGCGGCATTCGCACCCTGGTTTTCCTCAAAGGCTGCCCCCTTGTGTGCCCATGGTGCTCCAATCCGGAATCCCTCGCCGGCAAACCGGAAATAACCTTCGTCAGCAACAACTGTATCGGCTGCGGCAAATGTCTGGAAGTCTGCAAGGCCGGAGCCATCCGCAAAGACGAAACCGGGGCCAAAGGGCTGATCATCGACAGGGACCGCTGCACTCTGTGCGGGCAATGCGCTAAATTCTGCTATGCCGGAGCAATCAATATCATTGGCCGCTACCTGTCGGTACCGGAGTTGGTGACCATGATCGAACGCGACCGGAAATTCTACGAGCAAAGCAACGGTGGCGTTACCTTTTCAGGCGGTGAACCGACAGCACAGCCCGAGTTCCTCAAGGCCGCCTTGCAAGCCATTCAGGCCAGAGGCATTCACACCGCCATCGAAACCAGTTCATTCGTAGCATGGGAAACCTTCGCTTCCATTCTGGAAAATGTCGATCTGGTACTGACCGACATAAAACACATGGACGACGCCGAGCACAAACGGCTTACAGGGGTTTCCAACAAGGTCATCCTCGAAAATATTCGCAACATCTCCAGGCTTGGCATTCCGATTAAAATCCGTCTACCACTGATCCCCGGCTTCAACGATTCTGATCGCAACCTCGCAGCGACCGCCGAATTCGTCGAACAACTGAGCAATGTGCAATCCCTTGACATATTGCCCTATCACCGTCTGGGAGAAATGAAATGGGGACAACTCGGTCAAGACTATTCCCTGACGGGCGTGCCCGCACTCACCCTTGAAGACGTCGAATCCCGGATTCAGCCTTTCAAGGACAGGGGGCTAAATATATCTATCGGCGGTTGA
- a CDS encoding glycyl radical protein, with translation MSIQVKVNPAVASQGPTERVEKIKARFLATTPEICAERAKLITESYKETEGQPMSIRRAKALEKILLEMSVYIDDDELIVGNQCSMPRSAPIYPEFSCEWVEDELDRLAKRSADVFLISEDVKKTLREDVFPYWKGKTNHEIATALMKQEAIDAGNAVVYTVGNYYFNGVGHISANYGKVMNQGLNSVIAKAEAAKEKFDFADAHQMKSLHFLESTIIANKAVIAFANRFADEAESLAAAEKNAARKAELLEIARICRKVPAEPAETFQEAVQAFWFIHLVIQIESNGHSISPMRFDQYCYPFYAASKNSLSDEKAQEMLDLLWLKFNGLNKVRDENSTMAFAGYPMFMNIIVGGVDREGKDATNELSLMLLQCAANTKLYAPSLSIRVHEGTPDVLYMKAAEVSRMGLGVPAYFNDRTIIPALLSRGLTLEDARDYGIIGCVEPQVGGKTEGWHDAAFFNMAKVVELTLNNGYDKRTEMQVGPKTGDVTEMKSFDDVMAAYAKQMEYFVGLMCHADNMVDLAHGQNVPLPFLSSLVEDCIGRGKSLQEGGAIYNFSGPQGVGVANAGDSLTAIKKLCFDDKVISLPELKEVLDKDFAGAEEIRQMVINRAPKYGNDDDYADEIAVESANIYCAEVNKYRNPRGGQFQPGLYPASANVPFGGVVEATPDGRKKGTPLADGVSPIGGADISGPTATVNSVAKLDHEVTSNGTLLNQKFHPNAVKGEEGLRNLIAVTETYFKNGGFHVQYNVIDRNTLLDAQKKPEDFKGLVVRVAGYSAFFTALDKSLQDDIISRTEQVF, from the coding sequence ATGTCTATCCAAGTAAAAGTTAACCCCGCTGTCGCATCTCAAGGTCCGACCGAACGCGTCGAAAAAATCAAAGCCCGGTTCCTGGCCACGACTCCGGAAATCTGCGCCGAAAGGGCCAAGCTGATCACCGAATCCTACAAGGAGACCGAAGGTCAGCCCATGAGCATCCGCCGCGCCAAGGCGCTGGAAAAGATCCTCCTGGAAATGTCGGTCTACATCGACGACGACGAACTGATCGTCGGCAACCAGTGCAGCATGCCCCGCTCCGCTCCGATCTATCCCGAATTCTCCTGCGAATGGGTGGAAGATGAACTCGACCGCCTGGCCAAGCGCAGCGCCGATGTTTTCCTGATCAGCGAAGACGTCAAGAAAACCCTTCGCGAAGATGTCTTCCCCTACTGGAAAGGCAAAACCAACCACGAGATCGCTACCGCGCTGATGAAGCAGGAAGCCATCGACGCCGGCAATGCGGTTGTCTACACCGTCGGTAACTACTACTTCAATGGCGTCGGCCACATTTCGGCCAACTACGGCAAGGTCATGAACCAGGGTCTCAACAGCGTCATCGCCAAAGCCGAAGCCGCCAAGGAAAAGTTCGACTTCGCCGACGCTCACCAGATGAAATCGCTGCACTTCCTTGAATCGACCATCATCGCCAACAAGGCCGTGATCGCCTTTGCCAATCGCTTTGCCGACGAAGCCGAGAGCCTCGCCGCAGCGGAGAAAAACGCCGCCCGCAAAGCCGAACTGCTCGAGATCGCCCGTATCTGCCGTAAGGTACCGGCCGAGCCTGCTGAAACCTTCCAGGAAGCAGTGCAGGCTTTCTGGTTCATCCACCTGGTCATCCAGATCGAATCCAACGGGCACTCCATCTCGCCCATGCGCTTCGACCAGTATTGTTACCCCTTCTACGCGGCCAGCAAAAACTCCTTGTCGGACGAAAAAGCTCAGGAAATGCTTGACCTTTTATGGCTTAAATTCAACGGCCTCAACAAAGTACGCGACGAAAACTCCACCATGGCTTTCGCCGGCTATCCGATGTTCATGAACATCATCGTCGGCGGCGTGGATCGCGAAGGCAAGGATGCGACCAACGAGCTGTCTCTGATGCTCCTGCAGTGCGCTGCCAATACCAAGCTCTACGCGCCTTCCCTGTCCATCCGTGTCCATGAAGGAACTCCGGACGTGCTGTACATGAAAGCCGCCGAAGTCAGCCGCATGGGTCTGGGCGTACCGGCTTACTTCAACGACCGCACCATCATTCCGGCCCTGCTGTCCCGCGGCCTGACCCTGGAAGACGCCCGTGACTACGGCATCATCGGCTGCGTCGAGCCGCAGGTGGGCGGCAAAACCGAAGGCTGGCACGATGCCGCTTTCTTCAACATGGCCAAAGTCGTTGAGCTGACCCTTAACAACGGTTACGACAAACGTACCGAAATGCAGGTCGGTCCCAAAACCGGCGACGTCACCGAAATGAAGAGTTTTGACGACGTCATGGCCGCCTATGCCAAGCAGATGGAATATTTCGTCGGCCTGATGTGTCATGCCGACAACATGGTCGATCTGGCCCACGGCCAGAATGTCCCCCTGCCCTTCCTCTCCAGCCTGGTCGAAGACTGCATCGGCCGCGGCAAGTCGTTGCAGGAAGGCGGCGCCATCTACAACTTCAGCGGCCCGCAGGGCGTGGGCGTGGCCAATGCCGGCGACTCCCTGACCGCCATCAAAAAGCTGTGCTTCGATGACAAAGTCATCAGCCTGCCGGAGCTCAAGGAAGTTCTCGACAAGGACTTCGCAGGTGCCGAGGAAATCCGCCAGATGGTCATCAACCGCGCGCCCAAGTACGGCAACGACGATGACTATGCCGATGAAATCGCCGTCGAATCGGCCAATATCTACTGCGCCGAAGTCAACAAATACCGCAACCCCCGCGGCGGCCAGTTCCAGCCCGGCCTCTACCCGGCATCCGCCAACGTGCCTTTCGGCGGCGTTGTTGAAGCGACTCCGGACGGCCGTAAAAAAGGCACCCCCCTGGCTGACGGCGTGTCCCCCATCGGCGGTGCGGACATCTCCGGCCCGACCGCTACGGTCAACTCGGTCGCCAAACTGGACCATGAAGTCACCTCCAACGGCACCCTGCTCAATCAGAAGTTCCACCCCAATGCCGTCAAGGGTGAGGAAGGCCTGCGCAACCTTATCGCAGTGACCGAAACCTACTTCAAAAACGGCGGGTTCCACGTGCAGTACAACGTCATCGACCGCAACACGCTGCTCGACGCCCAGAAAAAACCCGAAGATTTCAAAGGGCTGGTAGTACGTGTCGCCGGTTACAGCGCATTCTTCACCGCGCTGGACAAATCGCTGCAGGACGACATCATTTCCCGTACCGAGCAGGTCTTTTAA